The genomic segment TGCAATGCGTTGCTGCCGGGTTTGACCGACACCAAGTTTGCTTCGGCGCTGGTGAAGAACGATGCGATCCTGAAGACGGCGTTGGCGCAGATTCCACTCAAGCGCGTGGCCGATCCGAGTGAGATGGCGGGGGCGGTGCTGTACCTGGCGAGCGATGCGTCGAGTTATACGACTGGGGTTTCTCTCAACGTGGATGGCGGCTTCCTGTCCTGATCAACACTGTCGATCAGTGAGGTGCAATCTCGCTCCCACACTTGTTTCCGCGTCGTGTGCGAGATTTGCGCCTGCAAAGAATATTTATTCCACCATTTGCAATTAGAGAATTTATATTCCATAAATAGCCCTCCTGAAAATAAAAATCCAAAAGGATCCCGGCTATGCGCGAACTCGGTATCGGACTCATCGGCACAGGCTTCATGGGCCGTGCCCACGCCCTGGCGTTTGGTAATGTCAGCGCGGTCTTCGAACTGCCCCTGACCCTCAAGCTCGCCGCCCTGGCTGACGCCGACCCACAGCGCGCCCGGCGTTGCGCCGATGCCTGGGGTTTTGAAACCGCCCACAGTGACTGGCAGCAGTTGATCGACGATCCCAAGGTCAATCTGATCGCCATCACCACCCCCAATCACCTGCACTACCCCATGGCCATGGCCGCCCTCGCCGCTGGCAAACCGGTGTATTGCGAGAAGCCGCTGGCGGTGAACCTTGAACAGGCCAACGCCATGCGCCTGGCCGCCAAAGCGGCCGGTGTGGTGACGCGGGTGGGTTACAACTATCAACACAACCCGATCATCGGCCTGGCCCGTGACCTGATTACCAACGGTGAACTGGGCGAGATCATCAGCTTTCAGGGCGAGTTCAGCGAGGACTTCATGGCCGATGCCGCCTCACCCTGGTCGTGGCGTTGCGACGCCGGGCATGCCGGTGGAGCACTGGCAGATCTGGGCAGTCATCTGCTGGCCATGGCCCGTTATCTGGTGGGCGATGTCGAGGCGGTGTGTGCCGACACCCAGACCGTGCACAGTCAGCGCCCCGCCACTGCCGGCAGCCAGGAACAGCGGCGCATTGTGGTGGATGATCAAGTCCACGCCCTGCTGCGATTCAGCAACGGCGCGCGCGGCACGTTCAGCAGCAGTTGGCTGAAACACGGCTACAAGAACCACCTGAGCTTCGAGATCAGCGGCACCCAAGGCACGCTGCACTTCGATCAGGAGCGCTTGAATGAGCTGCAGCTGTTCCGCGTCGGGCAGGACGGCTTTCAGCGCCTGCTGGCCGGTCCGAACCTGCCGGGTTACGCGGCGTTCAGTCCGGCGCCGGGGCACCAACTGGGTTACAACGAACTCAAGACCCTTGAAGTGCATGACCTGATACAGGCACTGGTCGGGGCCAGCCACGGCGGCACCGACTTCGAACAGGCGTGGCAGGTTGAACGGCTGGCCACGGCCATTCGCCTGGCCGCCAGCGAATCGCGCTGGGTCAGGGTCGAGGACGTCTGAGATTCAGCCGTCCACACAGGCCGGTGTTACTGAGTGACGCAGTGAGTCGTGGTGGTGACTCGCGTCACCTGCCCGTCTGCGCGCATGTCGCCCATCACGTCGGTTTTATCCATGGTCTGGCAGGTACGGACCGG from the Pseudomonas sp. N3-W genome contains:
- a CDS encoding Gfo/Idh/MocA family protein; this encodes MRELGIGLIGTGFMGRAHALAFGNVSAVFELPLTLKLAALADADPQRARRCADAWGFETAHSDWQQLIDDPKVNLIAITTPNHLHYPMAMAALAAGKPVYCEKPLAVNLEQANAMRLAAKAAGVVTRVGYNYQHNPIIGLARDLITNGELGEIISFQGEFSEDFMADAASPWSWRCDAGHAGGALADLGSHLLAMARYLVGDVEAVCADTQTVHSQRPATAGSQEQRRIVVDDQVHALLRFSNGARGTFSSSWLKHGYKNHLSFEISGTQGTLHFDQERLNELQLFRVGQDGFQRLLAGPNLPGYAAFSPAPGHQLGYNELKTLEVHDLIQALVGASHGGTDFEQAWQVERLATAIRLAASESRWVRVEDV